GGCTTCCCCGCCCACATCCAGGAGAAGATCGACTCTGCGGGCCTCCCCTACGAGGTGGTGAACGCCGGCCAGAGCGGCGAGACCTCCGCGGGGGCGCGGAGCCGCATCCGCTGGATCCTGGAGCAGCCCTTCGACGTGCTGGTGTTGGAGACGGGCGCCAACGACATGCTGCGCGGCTCGGACGTGGACTCGCTGGCCGCCAACCTCCAGGCCGTCATCGACACCGTCCGCTCCCGCCGCCCCGGCGCCGCCATCGTGCTCGTGGGGATGCGTGCGACACCCAACCTCGGCCCGTCATACGTGCGCCGCTTCGACGCGCTCTACCCGGAAGTCGCGCGCCGCAATCGCCTCCCGCTGATCCCCTTCCTCCTGGAGGGCGTGGCTGGCGAGTCCGAGCTCAACCTCGAAGACGGCGTGCACCCCAACCCCCGCGGCCACGAGCTCATCGCCGCGACCGCCTGGAAGACGTTGGAACCCGTCCTGCGCCAGCGGGCCGGCGCGTCTGGCCAGTGAGCAGGTCGTCGTGGGTCCACGCCCAGCGGATTTACCTCGACACCTCGGTGCTCGGCGGGTGCTACGATGCGGAGTTCGCCCCGTGGTCCAACGGGCTCCTCAAGGATTTCCGGCTCGGAAACTACGTGCCTGTCGTGTCCGACGTGGTCGCGGCCGAGATCAAGCAGGCGCCGGAGCCCGTGCGGGTGGTTTACGCGGATCTGATCGCGTCTGGCGCGGAGGTGCTGTTCATCACCCCGGAGGCGGTCCGCCTCGCTGACGTGTACCAGGAACGGAAGATCCTGACTCCGAAGTTCTATGATGACGGACTGCACATCGCCCTGGCTTCGGTGGCTGCCGTGGACCTTCTCGTAAGCTGGAACTTCAAGCACATTGTGCATTACGATAAGATCCGGTACTTCAACGCAGTGAACCTGGAGCTCGGCTACAGGCCCCTGGCGATCTACTCACCGCGGGAGGTGACTCATTATGGAGAAGAAGATTGACGCTGTAGCGATGACACGCCGCATCCGCGAGGCGAATTACGAGCGGCTCAAGGGTGCCGGCGAGGAAGAGCGGATTCGCTTCTACCGCGAGGAGGCGCGTCAGCTTCATGAGCAGATCGCGCGCGAGGTGCCGGCCGAGGACCCACGCTCGGCACCGGCGTAACCATCCAGCCGGAAGCGTGGTCGCCGGGCGGGATCGGCGGTATCTTGAGTGCCCCGCCGCTCGGGCGGGCTCGTCCACGCACCGCGACCGCCGATGACCCGATCCATCCACGCCATCGCCAGCCCGGCCCTGGGAGGGGCGGAGCGCTTCTTCGCCCGCCTGGTGAGCGCCCTGCACGAGAGCGGCTACCCCTCGATGGCCGTGCTGCGGCGCGGGAGCGTGCTCGACGGGACCATCGATGCCGCCGTGCCGCGCGTGCTCACCGGGATGGCGAACTCGCTCGACGTGCGCACGATGTGGACGATCCGCCGCCTCGTCGCGCGCCACCGACCCGATGTCGTGCAGACGTACCTGGGACGCGCGACACGGCTCACGCGGGTGCCTCGAAGCAGCGAGACGATCCACCTGGCGCGGCTGGGCGGCTACTACCGTCCCCGCAGCTACCGCCACGCCGACGCATGGGTGGGGAACACCCGCGGCATCTGCGATTACCTGGTGCAGCAGGGCTTCCCCTCCGAGCGCGTCTTCCACATCAGCAACTTCGCCGAAGCGCCGGAGCCCGCCACCGACGCCGGCCCCGCGCGCGAAGCCCGCGAGCGCCTCGGCATCCCCGAAGACGCGCTGATGCTCTTCGCCCTGGGCCGCTTCCGCCCGAGCAAGGGCTTCGTGGACCTCCTCGACGCCTTCGCCCTCCTCCCGCGCGAGGTCGGCGGCCGACAGTTGCGCCTGGTGATCGCCGGCGAGGGCGAGCTGCGCGACGAGCTGCTCGCGCAGGCGCAGCGGCTGGGAATC
Above is a window of Longimicrobium sp. DNA encoding:
- a CDS encoding arylesterase, yielding MPRFRLFRALPVLLVALNFGCKGAESKPATASSTAAEAAQNPSARKTVLFLGTSLTAAQGLDPEQGFPAHIQEKIDSAGLPYEVVNAGQSGETSAGARSRIRWILEQPFDVLVLETGANDMLRGSDVDSLAANLQAVIDTVRSRRPGAAIVLVGMRATPNLGPSYVRRFDALYPEVARRNRLPLIPFLLEGVAGESELNLEDGVHPNPRGHELIAATAWKTLEPVLRQRAGASGQ
- a CDS encoding glycosyltransferase — its product is MTRSIHAIASPALGGAERFFARLVSALHESGYPSMAVLRRGSVLDGTIDAAVPRVLTGMANSLDVRTMWTIRRLVARHRPDVVQTYLGRATRLTRVPRSSETIHLARLGGYYRPRSYRHADAWVGNTRGICDYLVQQGFPSERVFHISNFAEAPEPATDAGPAREARERLGIPEDALMLFALGRFRPSKGFVDLLDAFALLPREVGGRQLRLVIAGEGELRDELLAQAQRLGI